In Gadus chalcogrammus isolate NIFS_2021 chromosome 11, NIFS_Gcha_1.0, whole genome shotgun sequence, a single window of DNA contains:
- the cnot10 gene encoding CCR4-NOT transcription complex subunit 10 isoform X2: MAESTEQNESKQDGSFSPGNADQEREIAASAYEAFTAGKYDESIKHLTTLQEINKEDYKIAMNKAIAEFYKSGQTTTGTLKQTLMAMKNQVHTSVEDIDGLDDVENSLLYHNQAIIHYHLRQYSEAISIGEKLYQFLEPFERFAQVVCFLLVDLYLLTFQPEKALHLLAVLDKLALQGNQKNGKGESNNSNKDGGHQKADLIAMIEAAKSKIHQYKVRAYIQMKSSKACKREIKSVMNTAGNSAPSLFLKSNFEYLRGNYRKAVKLLNSSNIAEHPGPIKTGECVRCMFWNNLGCIHFAMGKHNLGIFYFKKALQENDHTCAQLGDGGSGQSKKFAGIPMCALLANKRYELLYNCGIQLLHIGRPLAAFECLMEAVQVYHSNPRLWLRLAECCIAANKGGSEQESKGLPCKKGIVQSIVGQGYHRKIVLASQPTQNTIYSEGQSSAIPVASMEFAAICLRNALLLLPESPPQESKAENGSKNSSQSGSTESGSENSDACSGKGQEADKFLSAAPSSPLRKQEVENLRCCILACSAYVGLALGDNLMALTHAEKLLHQAKVSGSLKFLGHLYAAEALIALDRISDAIGHLNPENVTDVSLGVLTSEQDQGSDKGDEPVESSKQTPLCYPSSVTAARAMMLFNLGSAYCLRSEYDKARKCLHQAALMVNTKEIPPEAILLGVYLELQNGNTQLALQIIKRNQLLPATLQTASPDTRKKPAQMFQSSQPVQPIQTPPSSSTSSSSSSSFTQVQRK; encoded by the exons ATGGCAGAAAGTACAG AGCAAAACGAGTCCAAGCAGGATGGTTCATTTTCTCCTGGGAATGCAGATCAAGAAAGAGAAATAGCCGCCAGTGCATACGAAGCCTTCACG GCTGGAAAGTACGATGAGTCAATCAAGCACCTTACCACTTTGCAAGAGATCAACAAAGAGGATTACAAGATTGCAATGAATAAGGCTATCGCAGAATTCTACAAAAGTGGTCAAACTACTACAGGGACTCTGAAGCAGACACTCATGGCAATGAAAAACCAG GTTCACACATCAGTGGAAGACATTGATGGCCTGGATGATGTTGAAAATAGTTTGTTGTACCACAATCAAGCCATCATTCACTACCATTTGCGCCAGTACTCTGAGGCCATTTCAATAGGAGAGAAGCTATACCAGTTTCTGGAACCCTTTG AACGCTTTGCTCAGGTGGTTTGCTTTCTTCTGGTGGATTTGTACCTGCTTACATTCCAGCCAGAGAAGGCTCTCCATCTCCTGGCGGTGCTCGACAAACTCGCCTTGCAAGGCAACCAGAAAAATGGAAAAGGAGAG AGCAATAATTCAAACAAGGATGGGGGACACCAGAAGGCCGATCTCATTGCCATGATTGAAGCAGCCAAGTCAAAGATTCACCAG TACAAAGTTCGGGCCTATATCCAGATGAAATCCTCCAAGGCATGTAAAAGGGAGATCAAATCCGTGATGAACACGGCAGGAAAT TCTGCACCCTCACTCTTCCTCAAGAGCAACTTTGAGTACCTGAGGGGGAACTACCGCAAGGCAGTGAAGCTGCTCAACAGCTCAAACATAGCGGAGCATCCCGGGCCCATAAAGACAG GAGAATGTGTGAGATGTATGTTCTGGAACAACCTGGGCTGCATACATTTTGCCATGGGGAAACACAACCTGGGTATCTTCTATTTCAAGAAGGCACTGCAGGAGAACGACCACACGTGCGCACAGCTCGGCGACGGCGGCAGTGGGCAAT CTAAGAAGTTTGCCGGCATCCCCATGTGCGCTCTGCTAGCGAACAAGCGCTACGAGCTGCTGTATAACTGTGGGATTCAGCTGCTGCACATCGGCAGACCTCTGGCGGCGTTTGAGTGCCTGATGGAGGCGGTGCAGGTCTACCACTCCAACCCCAGACTATGGCTGAGGTTGGCAGAGTGCTGCATCGCTGCAAATAAAGGG GGCTCGGAGCAAGAGAGCAAGGGGTTACCCTGCAAGAAGGGTATAGTTCAATCTATTGTTGGACAGGGCTACCATCGAAAAATAGTCCTGGCATCACAGCCAACTCAAAACACCATCTACAG TGAGGGCCAGTCGTCCGCCATCCCCGTAGCCAGTATGGAGTTTGCAGCCATCTGCCTGCGGAAcgccctgctgctcctccccgAGAGCCCGCCACAGGAGAGCAAGGCTGAGAACGGCTCCAagaactccagccaatcagggagcACCGAGAGCGGCAGCGAAAACAGTGACGCCTGCAG tgggaAGGGGCAGGAGGCCGACAAGTTCTTGTCCGCGGCGCCGTCATCCCCTCTTCGAAAACAGGAGGTGGAGAACCTCAG gtgttGCATCCTGGCATGCAGCGCCTATGTGGGGTTGGCGTTGGGAGACAACCTCATGGCCCTCACCCACGCTGAgaagctcctccaccaggccaAGGTGTCTGGGTCCCTCAA GTTCCTGGGTCACCTGTATGCCGCCGAGGCGCTCATCGCCCTGGACCGGATCTCTGACGCCATCGGCCACCTCAACCCCGAGAACGTCACGGACGTCTCGCTAGGGGTTCTGACCAGTGAGCAGGACCAAG GATCGGACAAAGGGGACGAGCCCGTGGAGTCGT CCAAACAGACGCCGCTGTGCTACCCGAGCAGCGTGACAGCGGCGCGGGCCATGATGCTCTTCAACCTGGGCAGTGCCTACTGTCTGAGGAGCGAGTACGACAAGGCGCGCAAGTGCCTTCACCAG GCGGCATTGATGGTGAACACAAAGGAAATTCCCCCAGAAGCCATCCTCCTGGGAGTATACTTAGAGCTGCAGAATG GGAACACCCAGCTGGCGCTGCAGATCATCAAGAGGAACCAGCTCCTGCCAGCCACGCTGCAGACGGCCTCCCCAGACACACGGAAGAAGCCGGCCCAAATGTTCCAGTCTTCCCAGCCGGTACAGCCCATCCAGACCCCCCcttcctccagcacctcctcttcctcctcctcctccttcacacaAGTGCAACGCAAATAA
- the tcaim gene encoding T-cell activation inhibitor, mitochondrial, with protein MSLSSLLRCTSIRFESKLIATHFVLQRALSGADAINALRPFYFAVHPDFFGQYPREREVNENSLKRLNGYLENLQKPGRKSSPPTKLTFYVRGTQDNGDNQQDILPPGFRTVSFTLQTKDVLSTVTDILKSCSLPVEHMKGIKASTEKPKGPPKAGTPFDRPIKWDKTYYTFTGYRDPEQELEQAKRVEPTLSLWLSKNEPKATKKHIASLPRRNELNRLKTELCHKFSLADIRWQRSWGITHRCCQLQSLSRLSLQNPEALHCLQGHTIVFTDQSGMNASGHVMLGSMDVHQQWIKLMERVASYRSLQQHSEELKERISLLLGGSQIIHVERLGPVQPIHTHYQALSTFHKSLVSHRLRLHPRSLQGLSMTLENDRCTPSLHEMGHFILPTNCDPPKLQVFLQRHAPEARERIQRKMQLQREEDAAVRECLQGLSLGGLSKDPSVSSSQMLTCCRRLLEQRLPLTQGLVVCVSHFYSVMQDGDLCIPWDWKG; from the exons ATGTCCCTAAGCTCCCTGCTGCGCTGTACTTCAATAAG ATTTGAGAGCAAGCTCATTGCCACACACTTTGTGCTGCAGAGAGCCTTGTCTGGAGCTGATGCAATCAACGCCCTAAGACCATTTTACTTTGCAGTCCATCCCGACTTCTTTGGCCAGTACCCCAGGGAGCGG GAAGTAAATGAAAATTCATTGAAGAGGTTGAATGGCTATTTGGAGAACCTTCAGAAGCCTGGGAGAAAATCATCCCCGCCAACGAAGCTCACCTTCTACGTTAGGGGAACACAAGATAACGGTGACAATCAGCAAGACATTCTCCCCCCTG GATTCCGCACAGTGAGCTTCACCCTGCAAACCAAGGATGTGTTGAGCACAGTGACTGACATCCTCAAGTCATGCAGTCTGCCCGTGGAGCACATGAAGGGGATCAAAGCCAGCACGGAGAAGCCAAAGGGACCACCAAAGGCTGGGACACCGTTCGACAGACCGATCAAGTGGGACAAGACCTACTACACATTCACTGGCTACAGGGACCCTgagcaggagctggagcaggccaAGCGAGTGGAGCCTACACTCAG CTTGTGGTTGAGTAAAAATGAGCCAAAAGCAACCAAGAAGCACATTGCAAGTCTACCTCGAAGGAATGAGCTCAACAGGCTGAAGACAGAACTGTGCCACAAGTTTTCCCTGGCTGACATTCG GTGGCAGCGCAGCTGGGGAATCACCCACAGATGCTGTCAGCTCCAGAGTCTCAGTCGTCTGTCTCTGCAGAACCCTGAAGCCTTGCACTGCCTGCAGG GACATACCATTGTATTCACTGACCAATCGGGAATGAACGCTTCAGGACACGTCATGCTGGGATCGATGGACGTCCACCAGCAGTGGATCAAA CTCATGGAGAGGGTGGCCAGCTACCGCAGCCTGCAGCAGCACTccgaggagctgaaggagaggatcagcctgctgctggggggCTCCCAGATCATCCACGTGGAGAGGCTGGGGCCAGTGCAGCCCATCCACACGCACTACCAGGCCCTCAGCACCTTCCACAAGAGCCTCGTGTCCCACCGCCTCCGCCTGCACCCCCGCAGCCTCCAGGGCCTCAGCATGACGCTGGAGAA TGACCGGTGCACACCTAGTCTCCATGAGATGGGCCACTTCATCCTCCCCACAAACTGTGACCCTCCAAAGCTGCAGGTCTTCCTGCAGAGACACGCGCCGGAGGCACGAGAGCGCATCCAACGCAAGATGCA GCTACAAAGGGAGGAGGACGCGGCTGTTCGAGAGTGTCTCCAGGGCCTGTCCCTGGGGGGCCTCTCCAAGGACCCCAGCGTGAGCTCCAGCCAGATGCTCACCTGCTGCCGACGGCTTCTGGAGCAGCGGCTGCCCCTGACGCAGGGGCTGGTGGTCTGCGTCTCGCACTTCTACTCTGTCATGCAGGACGGGGACCTGTGCATCCCCTGGGATTGGAAGGGTTGA
- the cnot10 gene encoding CCR4-NOT transcription complex subunit 10 isoform X1, translating to MAESTEQNESKQDGSFSPGNADQEREIAASAYEAFTAGKYDESIKHLTTLQEINKEDYKIAMNKAIAEFYKSGQTTTGTLKQTLMAMKNQVHTSVEDIDGLDDVENSLLYHNQAIIHYHLRQYSEAISIGEKLYQFLEPFERFAQVVCFLLVDLYLLTFQPEKALHLLAVLDKLALQGNQKNGKGESNNSNKDGGHQKADLIAMIEAAKSKIHQYKVRAYIQMKSSKACKREIKSVMNTAGNSAPSLFLKSNFEYLRGNYRKAVKLLNSSNIAEHPGPIKTGECVRCMFWNNLGCIHFAMGKHNLGIFYFKKALQENDHTCAQLGDGGSGQSKKFAGIPMCALLANKRYELLYNCGIQLLHIGRPLAAFECLMEAVQVYHSNPRLWLRLAECCIAANKGGSEQESKGLPCKKGIVQSIVGQGYHRKIVLASQPTQNTIYSEGQSSAIPVASMEFAAICLRNALLLLPESPPQESKAENGSKNSSQSGSTESGSENSDACSGKGQEADKFLSAAPSSPLRKQEVENLRCCILACSAYVGLALGDNLMALTHAEKLLHQAKVSGSLKFLGHLYAAEALIALDRISDAIGHLNPENVTDVSLGVLTSEQDQGSDKGDEPVESSAKQTPLCYPSSVTAARAMMLFNLGSAYCLRSEYDKARKCLHQAALMVNTKEIPPEAILLGVYLELQNGNTQLALQIIKRNQLLPATLQTASPDTRKKPAQMFQSSQPVQPIQTPPSSSTSSSSSSSFTQVQRK from the exons ATGGCAGAAAGTACAG AGCAAAACGAGTCCAAGCAGGATGGTTCATTTTCTCCTGGGAATGCAGATCAAGAAAGAGAAATAGCCGCCAGTGCATACGAAGCCTTCACG GCTGGAAAGTACGATGAGTCAATCAAGCACCTTACCACTTTGCAAGAGATCAACAAAGAGGATTACAAGATTGCAATGAATAAGGCTATCGCAGAATTCTACAAAAGTGGTCAAACTACTACAGGGACTCTGAAGCAGACACTCATGGCAATGAAAAACCAG GTTCACACATCAGTGGAAGACATTGATGGCCTGGATGATGTTGAAAATAGTTTGTTGTACCACAATCAAGCCATCATTCACTACCATTTGCGCCAGTACTCTGAGGCCATTTCAATAGGAGAGAAGCTATACCAGTTTCTGGAACCCTTTG AACGCTTTGCTCAGGTGGTTTGCTTTCTTCTGGTGGATTTGTACCTGCTTACATTCCAGCCAGAGAAGGCTCTCCATCTCCTGGCGGTGCTCGACAAACTCGCCTTGCAAGGCAACCAGAAAAATGGAAAAGGAGAG AGCAATAATTCAAACAAGGATGGGGGACACCAGAAGGCCGATCTCATTGCCATGATTGAAGCAGCCAAGTCAAAGATTCACCAG TACAAAGTTCGGGCCTATATCCAGATGAAATCCTCCAAGGCATGTAAAAGGGAGATCAAATCCGTGATGAACACGGCAGGAAAT TCTGCACCCTCACTCTTCCTCAAGAGCAACTTTGAGTACCTGAGGGGGAACTACCGCAAGGCAGTGAAGCTGCTCAACAGCTCAAACATAGCGGAGCATCCCGGGCCCATAAAGACAG GAGAATGTGTGAGATGTATGTTCTGGAACAACCTGGGCTGCATACATTTTGCCATGGGGAAACACAACCTGGGTATCTTCTATTTCAAGAAGGCACTGCAGGAGAACGACCACACGTGCGCACAGCTCGGCGACGGCGGCAGTGGGCAAT CTAAGAAGTTTGCCGGCATCCCCATGTGCGCTCTGCTAGCGAACAAGCGCTACGAGCTGCTGTATAACTGTGGGATTCAGCTGCTGCACATCGGCAGACCTCTGGCGGCGTTTGAGTGCCTGATGGAGGCGGTGCAGGTCTACCACTCCAACCCCAGACTATGGCTGAGGTTGGCAGAGTGCTGCATCGCTGCAAATAAAGGG GGCTCGGAGCAAGAGAGCAAGGGGTTACCCTGCAAGAAGGGTATAGTTCAATCTATTGTTGGACAGGGCTACCATCGAAAAATAGTCCTGGCATCACAGCCAACTCAAAACACCATCTACAG TGAGGGCCAGTCGTCCGCCATCCCCGTAGCCAGTATGGAGTTTGCAGCCATCTGCCTGCGGAAcgccctgctgctcctccccgAGAGCCCGCCACAGGAGAGCAAGGCTGAGAACGGCTCCAagaactccagccaatcagggagcACCGAGAGCGGCAGCGAAAACAGTGACGCCTGCAG tgggaAGGGGCAGGAGGCCGACAAGTTCTTGTCCGCGGCGCCGTCATCCCCTCTTCGAAAACAGGAGGTGGAGAACCTCAG gtgttGCATCCTGGCATGCAGCGCCTATGTGGGGTTGGCGTTGGGAGACAACCTCATGGCCCTCACCCACGCTGAgaagctcctccaccaggccaAGGTGTCTGGGTCCCTCAA GTTCCTGGGTCACCTGTATGCCGCCGAGGCGCTCATCGCCCTGGACCGGATCTCTGACGCCATCGGCCACCTCAACCCCGAGAACGTCACGGACGTCTCGCTAGGGGTTCTGACCAGTGAGCAGGACCAAG GATCGGACAAAGGGGACGAGCCCGTGGAGTCGT CAGCCAAACAGACGCCGCTGTGCTACCCGAGCAGCGTGACAGCGGCGCGGGCCATGATGCTCTTCAACCTGGGCAGTGCCTACTGTCTGAGGAGCGAGTACGACAAGGCGCGCAAGTGCCTTCACCAG GCGGCATTGATGGTGAACACAAAGGAAATTCCCCCAGAAGCCATCCTCCTGGGAGTATACTTAGAGCTGCAGAATG GGAACACCCAGCTGGCGCTGCAGATCATCAAGAGGAACCAGCTCCTGCCAGCCACGCTGCAGACGGCCTCCCCAGACACACGGAAGAAGCCGGCCCAAATGTTCCAGTCTTCCCAGCCGGTACAGCCCATCCAGACCCCCCcttcctccagcacctcctcttcctcctcctcctccttcacacaAGTGCAACGCAAATAA